The following are from one region of the Methanomassiliicoccales archaeon LGM-DZ1 genome:
- a CDS encoding 50S ribosomal protein L11: MVDTVEALVDGGKATAGPPLGPALGPKGVNIGQIIAKINEKTKAFEGMKVPVKILINPDKSFDIKVGTPPVSALIKNELGLETASGNPKTTVVGNLTVEQIKKIAEMKQDSLLGATERARVSEVAGNCVSCGVTVDGKDPKVFQKDLKAGVYDAQIAH; the protein is encoded by the coding sequence ATGGTAGATACTGTTGAGGCATTGGTTGACGGGGGCAAGGCCACCGCAGGTCCGCCTCTGGGCCCTGCACTTGGTCCTAAAGGAGTTAACATCGGTCAGATCATCGCTAAGATCAATGAGAAGACCAAGGCGTTCGAGGGAATGAAGGTCCCCGTCAAGATCCTCATCAACCCCGACAAATCGTTCGACATCAAGGTCGGAACCCCTCCCGTGTCCGCGCTCATCAAGAACGAGCTCGGCCTCGAGACCGCGTCCGGGAACCCCAAGACCACCGTCGTGGGCAACCTGACCGTCGAGCAGATCAAGAAGATCGCGGAGATGAAGCAGGACTCCCTCCTCGGCGCAACCGAGAGGGCCCGCGTCTCCGAGGTCGCCGGAAACTGCGTCAGCTGCGGCGTCACCGTGGACGGCAAGGACCCCAAGGTCTTCCAGAAGGACCTGAAGGCCGGCGTCTACGACGCCCAGATCGCTCACTGA
- a CDS encoding transcription elongation factor Spt5: MSDEVSGPNFTGETGSKDVHAGGTVYWDFQAISGAPKAELSFSVTTDAEDAPEWNVTLYDSVGNELWENYRSKNSVTVDFPGKTAKILKLEIICPKGARYGDAVNVEVHIASDAGEASALFTAVARQSIMILKTQMDHEKEVVDALMARADKGERDVYAVLSPIGLRGYVFVEGMNTDQLRVKVRDIKKAYSFIDGETSIEEISHYLVPVSAVVGIEEGDLVELVTGPFKGEKARVQKIDENKEEITVELVDAMVPIPVTVKADSVRVVEKEN, encoded by the coding sequence ATGTCAGACGAAGTCAGCGGCCCCAACTTCACCGGCGAGACGGGATCGAAAGATGTCCATGCCGGCGGTACGGTCTACTGGGACTTCCAGGCGATTTCCGGCGCTCCCAAGGCCGAGCTGTCGTTCAGCGTGACGACCGATGCCGAGGACGCGCCCGAATGGAACGTTACCCTGTACGACTCTGTGGGCAACGAGCTCTGGGAGAACTACCGTTCCAAGAACTCCGTGACCGTGGACTTCCCGGGCAAGACCGCCAAGATCCTCAAGCTCGAGATCATCTGCCCCAAGGGAGCGAGGTACGGGGATGCCGTCAACGTCGAGGTGCACATCGCCTCCGACGCCGGCGAGGCGTCCGCCTTGTTCACCGCCGTCGCCAGGCAGTCCATCATGATCCTCAAGACCCAGATGGACCACGAGAAGGAGGTCGTCGATGCCCTCATGGCCAGGGCCGACAAGGGGGAGCGCGACGTCTACGCCGTCCTCAGCCCCATCGGGCTCAGGGGGTACGTGTTCGTCGAGGGCATGAACACCGACCAGCTCAGGGTCAAGGTCCGCGACATCAAGAAAGCATATTCATTCATCGACGGCGAGACCTCCATCGAGGAGATCAGCCACTACCTGGTGCCCGTATCGGCCGTCGTCGGTATTGAAGAAGGAGATCTGGTGGAGCTCGTCACCGGCCCGTTCAAGGGTGAGAAGGCGCGCGTCCAGAAGATCGACGAGAACAAAGAGGAGATCACCGTGGAGCTTGTCGATGCGATGGTCCCCATACCTGTAACTGTCAAGGCTGACAGCGTCAGGGTCGTTGAAAAGGAGAATTGA
- a CDS encoding protein translocase SEC61 complex subunit gamma, with protein sequence MSDIDADTRSQEIQDDLESKIRNLGKGKYGRILQMAHTPDRDEYLKTSKISAIGIIVLGALGFFIMWLMTYLPDYF encoded by the coding sequence ATGTCGGACATCGATGCAGATACCAGGTCCCAGGAGATCCAGGACGACCTCGAGTCGAAGATCAGAAACCTCGGCAAGGGGAAGTACGGGAGGATCCTCCAGATGGCGCACACGCCGGACAGGGACGAGTACCTCAAGACCTCCAAGATCTCGGCAATCGGGATCATAGTCCTGGGTGCGCTTGGTTTCTTCATCATGTGGCTGATGACCTATCTTCCGGATTATTTCTGA
- a CDS encoding UPF0147 family protein, producing the protein MANEIKMVCDEMDMLAEDTTIPRNIRRSAQEAKNNLLNEKYALDVRCAGAMNVLSDLTGDSNMPMQAYTLILQILSQLEKISKDYDASKGN; encoded by the coding sequence ATGGCGAACGAGATCAAGATGGTATGCGACGAAATGGACATGCTCGCTGAGGACACTACGATCCCCAGGAACATCAGGCGCAGCGCCCAGGAGGCCAAGAACAACCTCCTGAACGAGAAATACGCCCTCGACGTCCGCTGCGCAGGCGCCATGAACGTCCTCAGCGACCTCACCGGCGACAGCAACATGCCGATGCAGGCATACACCCTCATCCTCCAGATCCTCAGCCAGCTTGAGAAGATCTCGAAGGACTACGACGCCTCCAAGGGCAACTGA
- a CDS encoding GMP synthase subunit A has translation MKVYVVDNGGQWTHREWRVLKYLRVETKIVPNNTPFDELRGLDGLLLSGGAPSVACDTNRMGFNGDYLDKADYPILGICAGMQFMCQHFGSELGPAKVPEFGEVKLSVKDHSDLFAGLPDEFTVVCSHNDEVKQVPEGFRLTASSENCPVEGVANDSLKRYGVQFHPEVENTEHGAEIFQNFLGFLKK, from the coding sequence ATGAAGGTGTATGTCGTCGACAACGGGGGTCAGTGGACCCACCGCGAATGGCGCGTTCTGAAGTACCTGCGCGTGGAGACGAAGATCGTCCCCAACAACACCCCGTTCGACGAGCTCCGCGGCCTCGACGGCCTGCTCCTGTCCGGCGGAGCGCCCAGCGTCGCCTGCGACACCAACAGGATGGGGTTCAACGGCGATTACCTCGACAAGGCGGACTATCCGATCCTGGGGATATGCGCCGGGATGCAGTTCATGTGCCAGCATTTCGGTTCCGAGCTCGGCCCCGCCAAGGTCCCCGAGTTCGGGGAGGTGAAGCTGAGCGTGAAGGACCACTCCGATCTCTTCGCTGGCCTCCCGGACGAGTTCACGGTCGTCTGCTCTCACAACGACGAGGTCAAGCAGGTCCCCGAGGGGTTCAGGCTCACTGCGTCCTCCGAGAACTGCCCCGTGGAGGGCGTCGCCAACGACTCCCTGAAGCGCTACGGCGTCCAGTTCCACCCTGAGGTGGAGAACACCGAGCACGGGGCCGAGATATTCCAGAACTTCCTCGGTTTCCTCAAGAAGTGA
- a CDS encoding carboxymuconolactone decarboxylase family protein: MVKQTAGRDALGDFAPKFAELNDDVLFGEVWSREDKLSLRDRSIVTVTALMSKGILDESLKYHIANARKNGVTAGEMAEILTHAAFYAGWPNAWGAFRYAKEVYADDIQKAKAGKPAQKDYSYTQEDLRYFLENMKPGTLIKLRSRMCVIMNRVSRETMGLCMKLNDGFKTADERRAEFSKIVGYKVDPRFRVFPPFYSDFGKNIHLGKNDFINTSCHFQDQGGIYLGDHVLIGHSVTLATINHIQDPAKRGDTVCYPITIGNNVWIGANSTVVGGVTIGDGAIIAAGAVVTKDVPPYTVYGGVPAKFIKNVDMDEEERLQLKPQPKD; this comes from the coding sequence ATGGTCAAGCAGACGGCGGGGAGGGATGCTCTGGGGGATTTCGCCCCCAAATTCGCGGAACTGAACGATGACGTGCTCTTCGGAGAGGTATGGTCGAGGGAGGACAAGCTCTCCCTGCGCGACCGCTCCATCGTCACGGTGACCGCCCTGATGTCCAAGGGTATCCTCGACGAATCCCTGAAGTACCACATCGCCAACGCCAGGAAGAACGGCGTCACCGCCGGCGAGATGGCGGAGATCCTCACGCACGCGGCGTTCTACGCCGGATGGCCGAACGCCTGGGGCGCGTTCAGGTACGCCAAGGAGGTCTACGCCGACGATATCCAGAAGGCCAAGGCCGGGAAGCCCGCCCAGAAGGACTACTCCTATACCCAGGAGGACCTGAGGTACTTCCTGGAGAACATGAAGCCCGGGACGCTGATCAAGCTGAGGTCTCGCATGTGCGTCATCATGAACAGGGTCAGCCGGGAGACCATGGGGCTCTGCATGAAGCTCAACGACGGCTTCAAGACCGCCGACGAGCGCCGCGCCGAGTTCTCCAAGATCGTCGGCTACAAGGTGGACCCCAGGTTCAGGGTCTTCCCGCCGTTCTACTCCGACTTCGGGAAGAACATACACCTCGGGAAGAACGATTTCATCAACACCAGCTGCCACTTCCAGGACCAGGGCGGGATCTACCTCGGCGACCATGTGCTCATCGGCCACTCGGTGACGCTGGCCACCATCAACCATATCCAGGACCCGGCGAAGAGGGGCGACACCGTCTGCTACCCGATCACCATCGGGAACAACGTGTGGATCGGCGCCAACTCCACCGTCGTCGGGGGCGTCACCATCGGCGACGGGGCGATCATCGCCGCCGGCGCGGTGGTCACCAAGGACGTTCCCCCGTACACCGTGTACGGCGGGGTCCCGGCCAAGTTCATCAAGAACGTCGATATGGATGAGGAAGAGCGTCTGCAGCTGAAACCTCAGCCGAAGGATTGA
- the guaA gene encoding glutamine-hydrolyzing GMP synthase has protein sequence MSGFFDEQEFIDEAIASIKEQIPAPGKAIIACSGGVDSMVTATLASKAIGDRLLAVYVDSGLMRKGETEEVEAMMKHMGINYAVARAADEYFGALKGVTDPEQKRKIIGEKFIRVFERYAKNFGATHLLQGTIAPDWIESGDGVRDTIKSHHNVGGLPKDMNMSLVEPLRDLYKDEVRAVARKLGVEASERQPFPGPALAIRCLGEVTPEKVEIVRNACFIVEDEIMKSVGSGEAVRPWQYFAVLLPTRSVGVQGDRRAYGYTVAVRAVDSVDGMTANFSSLPIALLRRISSRITDEMKSQVNRVVYDITSKPPATIEWE, from the coding sequence ATGTCGGGATTCTTCGACGAGCAGGAGTTCATCGACGAGGCCATCGCTTCTATCAAGGAGCAGATCCCGGCACCCGGGAAGGCGATCATCGCCTGCTCCGGAGGGGTCGACTCCATGGTCACCGCCACTCTCGCCTCGAAGGCCATCGGGGACCGCCTGCTGGCGGTCTATGTGGACAGCGGGCTCATGAGGAAGGGCGAGACCGAGGAGGTCGAGGCCATGATGAAGCACATGGGCATCAACTACGCTGTCGCCCGTGCCGCCGACGAGTACTTCGGCGCCCTGAAAGGGGTCACCGACCCGGAGCAGAAGAGGAAGATCATCGGCGAGAAGTTCATCAGGGTCTTCGAGAGGTACGCGAAGAACTTCGGGGCCACGCACCTGCTCCAGGGCACCATCGCCCCGGACTGGATCGAGAGCGGCGACGGGGTCAGGGACACCATCAAGTCCCACCACAACGTCGGCGGTCTCCCGAAGGACATGAACATGTCCCTCGTCGAGCCTCTCCGCGACCTTTACAAGGACGAGGTCCGCGCCGTGGCCAGGAAGCTCGGTGTCGAGGCCTCCGAGAGGCAGCCCTTCCCCGGGCCGGCCCTGGCCATCAGGTGCCTCGGCGAGGTCACCCCCGAGAAGGTGGAGATCGTCCGCAACGCCTGCTTCATCGTCGAGGACGAGATCATGAAGTCTGTGGGCAGCGGCGAGGCCGTCCGCCCCTGGCAGTACTTCGCCGTGCTCCTGCCCACCAGGTCGGTCGGGGTCCAGGGGGACAGGCGCGCCTACGGGTACACCGTGGCGGTCCGCGCCGTGGACTCTGTCGACGGCATGACCGCCAACTTCTCCTCCCTGCCCATAGCCCTCCTCAGGAGGATCTCGTCGAGGATCACCGACGAGATGAAGAGCCAGGTGAACCGCGTGGTCTACGACATCACCAGCAAGCCGCCGGCGACCATCGAGTGGGAGTGA
- the purE gene encoding 5-(carboxyamino)imidazole ribonucleotide mutase — translation MSKVFIITGSKSDFPVAEKAIKVLKKYGVAYDIAVASAHRTPARVEKLVTGSDADVFISVAGLSAALPGVIASFTVKPVIGVPASGALNYDALLSIVQMPPGIPVACVGMDRGDNAATLAVEILALSDPALAQKLKDDREAMAAKVERDSEAVAEEARKVE, via the coding sequence ATGTCAAAGGTCTTCATCATCACCGGGAGCAAGTCTGATTTCCCAGTAGCGGAGAAGGCGATCAAAGTCCTCAAGAAATACGGCGTGGCCTACGATATCGCTGTCGCATCGGCGCACCGCACGCCCGCAAGGGTGGAGAAGCTCGTCACCGGTTCCGACGCGGATGTTTTCATCTCCGTCGCCGGGCTCTCCGCCGCCCTGCCGGGAGTGATCGCCAGCTTCACGGTCAAGCCCGTCATCGGTGTCCCTGCCAGCGGCGCACTGAACTACGACGCCCTCCTCAGCATCGTGCAGATGCCCCCGGGGATCCCCGTGGCCTGCGTGGGCATGGACCGCGGCGACAACGCCGCTACCCTTGCCGTGGAGATCCTGGCACTTTCCGACCCTGCCCTCGCTCAGAAGCTGAAGGACGACAGGGAGGCCATGGCCGCCAAGGTCGAGAGGGACTCCGAGGCCGTCGCCGAGGAAGCCAGGAAGGTGGAGTGA
- a CDS encoding class I SAM-dependent methyltransferase produces MERYHIAENTVQETLIIPLYGRKLGSELYPGILDDPYSAAAAGRLDYDFAELDKKKRTAAWRFGALEGILRPRDILEEMKAYLELHPGAFVVNMGCGLDQTPLIGDNGKMRLYNIDRPDVIGIRNELLPPMGRETNIAADLSDPSWIKEIEPEEGVFLFAAGVFHYFRAGEVRDLVLRLLEAFPGGRLVFDTVGRTGQRLLMKKTLENMGISDISGYFCISDPVSEIGGWSDRISVSSRRYLGGYVDLKSEGVPAGMRLMCRFFDRAMNMNICRLEFRP; encoded by the coding sequence ATGGAGAGATACCATATCGCCGAGAACACTGTGCAGGAGACCCTGATCATCCCTCTCTACGGGAGGAAGCTGGGGAGCGAGCTTTACCCCGGGATACTCGATGACCCGTACTCGGCCGCCGCGGCCGGCCGTCTGGATTATGATTTCGCCGAACTCGATAAGAAGAAGCGCACCGCCGCATGGCGGTTCGGCGCCCTGGAGGGGATCCTCCGCCCCAGGGACATCCTGGAGGAGATGAAGGCCTATCTGGAACTGCATCCGGGGGCATTCGTGGTGAACATGGGGTGCGGGCTCGATCAGACGCCGCTGATCGGCGATAACGGGAAGATGAGGCTGTACAACATCGACCGCCCCGATGTCATCGGGATAAGGAACGAACTGCTCCCGCCCATGGGGAGGGAGACGAACATCGCCGCGGACCTCAGCGACCCCTCCTGGATAAAGGAGATCGAGCCGGAGGAAGGCGTGTTCCTGTTCGCTGCCGGGGTCTTCCACTATTTCAGGGCCGGGGAGGTCAGGGACCTCGTCCTCAGGCTCCTGGAAGCGTTCCCCGGCGGGCGCCTGGTCTTCGACACCGTCGGCAGGACCGGGCAGAGGCTGCTGATGAAGAAGACGCTGGAGAACATGGGCATCAGCGATATCAGCGGGTATTTCTGCATCAGCGACCCGGTATCGGAGATCGGCGGCTGGTCCGACAGGATATCGGTATCGTCCAGGAGGTACCTGGGAGGTTACGTTGATCTGAAGTCCGAAGGCGTCCCTGCAGGCATGAGGCTCATGTGCCGGTTCTTCGACAGGGCGATGAATATGAACATCTGCCGGCTGGAGTTCAGGCCCTGA
- a CDS encoding ATP-binding protein — MQKEVIRERYLDRLRSGKDLTDVVKVVTGMRRVGKSTLLDQYISDLISGGTDPKDIIKMNFETFEFRDVGTSDELDRALLERIGKSGRKYVFLDEIQNVAGWEKSVSHLINTGRCDVYITGSNSKLLSSELATHIAGRFVEIAILPFSFPEYLELHPGDNERRFSEYLRFGALPEVDPSRGEEFCRAQLTGIFNTVLVDDVLARLGTGDANTLRAIARFLYSNIGNITNTDMIAKAIGIGPVTVNRYVGKLEEAFLFRRAERYDIIGKRILKTNAKFYASDLGLRNAALIGAEGTDISRPLENTVYLELLRRGYTVHVGSYRDREIDFTAMRNGRVEYYQVCLSMMPQEARERELRPLSSVGDNFPKTILTLDRLGLGTENGIEIVNVMDWLIGADDPGTF; from the coding sequence ATGCAGAAGGAGGTCATCAGGGAAAGATATCTGGACAGGCTCAGGTCAGGAAAGGACCTGACCGATGTCGTCAAGGTCGTCACAGGCATGAGGCGCGTCGGCAAATCTACGCTGCTGGACCAGTATATCTCCGATCTGATCTCCGGCGGTACCGATCCGAAGGACATCATCAAGATGAACTTCGAGACTTTCGAATTCAGAGATGTAGGCACCTCAGATGAATTGGACCGTGCGCTTTTGGAAAGGATCGGCAAGAGCGGCAGGAAATACGTATTCCTCGATGAGATTCAGAACGTCGCGGGGTGGGAGAAGTCCGTATCCCATCTGATCAACACCGGCCGCTGCGATGTGTATATAACAGGTTCCAACTCTAAACTGCTGTCATCCGAACTCGCCACGCACATCGCCGGCAGGTTTGTGGAAATAGCGATCCTTCCGTTTTCGTTCCCGGAATACCTGGAACTGCATCCTGGCGACAATGAACGCAGGTTCTCCGAATACCTGCGTTTCGGAGCGCTCCCCGAGGTCGACCCATCCCGCGGCGAGGAATTCTGCCGTGCGCAGCTCACAGGGATATTCAATACCGTGCTTGTAGACGACGTTCTCGCGCGCCTAGGCACAGGAGATGCCAACACTCTCCGCGCCATAGCGAGATTCCTGTACAGCAATATCGGCAATATCACGAACACGGATATGATTGCCAAAGCCATCGGCATTGGGCCGGTCACAGTAAACCGTTATGTCGGAAAGCTCGAGGAGGCATTCCTGTTCCGCCGTGCCGAACGTTATGACATCATCGGCAAGAGGATACTGAAGACGAATGCGAAGTTCTATGCCTCCGATCTCGGCCTGCGCAATGCCGCTCTCATAGGGGCCGAAGGCACCGATATCAGCCGCCCGCTGGAGAACACTGTGTACCTGGAACTGCTGAGGCGGGGGTATACTGTACATGTAGGGAGTTACCGCGACAGAGAGATCGATTTCACGGCTATGAGGAACGGCAGGGTGGAATATTACCAGGTCTGCCTATCGATGATGCCGCAGGAGGCTCGTGAAAGGGAACTGAGGCCGCTGTCGTCTGTCGGCGACAATTTCCCTAAGACCATCTTGACCTTGGATCGTCTGGGTCTCGGGACGGAAAACGGGATAGAGATCGTCAATGTGATGGACTGGCTCATCGGCGCGGATGATCCGGGGACCTTCTGA
- a CDS encoding transcription initiation factor IIB, which yields MPKNREETEEIKVCPECGSHHLVRDYERGELVCEDCGLVLDDQFIDQGPEWRAFDVEQGEKRARTGSPMTYTIHDKGLSTEISWKNKDSYGKSIPTRNRAQLYRLRKWQRRIRVSNATERNLAYALSELDRMASAMGLPRNVRETAAMIYRKAVNKNLIRGRSIEGVVAASLYAACRQCGVPRTLDEVAGSSRVGRKEIGRTYRFMTRELKLKLMPTKPQDYVQRFCSELKLSGEVQTKAADILKDASEKELTSGRGPTGVAAAAIYISSILCNERRTQREVADVAGVTEVTIRNRYKELTEKLGIEIQL from the coding sequence ATGCCAAAAAACAGAGAAGAGACCGAGGAAATCAAAGTCTGTCCCGAGTGCGGAAGCCACCATCTGGTGCGCGACTACGAGAGGGGAGAACTGGTATGCGAGGACTGCGGTCTCGTGCTCGATGACCAGTTCATCGACCAGGGGCCCGAGTGGAGGGCCTTCGACGTGGAGCAGGGAGAGAAAAGGGCCCGTACCGGGTCCCCCATGACCTACACCATCCACGACAAGGGTCTGTCGACTGAGATCTCCTGGAAGAACAAGGACAGTTACGGCAAGAGCATCCCCACCAGGAACCGTGCCCAGCTGTACAGGCTGAGGAAATGGCAGCGCAGGATCCGCGTCTCGAACGCGACCGAGAGGAACCTCGCTTACGCCCTCTCCGAGCTCGACAGGATGGCGTCCGCCATGGGCCTCCCCAGGAACGTCAGGGAGACCGCCGCCATGATCTACAGGAAAGCGGTCAACAAGAACCTCATCAGGGGAAGGTCCATCGAGGGCGTCGTCGCAGCATCCCTCTACGCCGCCTGCAGGCAGTGCGGGGTCCCCAGGACGCTCGACGAGGTCGCCGGCTCCTCCAGGGTCGGAAGGAAGGAGATCGGGAGGACCTACAGGTTCATGACCAGGGAGCTCAAGCTCAAGCTCATGCCCACCAAGCCCCAGGACTATGTCCAGAGGTTCTGCTCCGAGCTCAAGCTGAGCGGAGAAGTGCAGACCAAGGCCGCCGATATCCTCAAGGACGCCTCCGAGAAGGAGCTCACCTCCGGGAGAGGACCGACCGGGGTCGCCGCCGCGGCCATCTACATCTCCTCGATCCTGTGCAACGAGCGCAGGACCCAGAGGGAGGTGGCCGATGTCGCCGGCGTGACCGAGGTCACCATCAGGAACAGGTACAAGGAGCTCACCGAGAAGCTCGGCATCGAGATCCAGCTCTGA
- a CDS encoding DUF5714 domain-containing protein has translation MHGEGCIICGKELIYSTEERDAVCSICGKKTRTSIWCPEGHYVCDDCCRAPSRAAVVRACLESEEKDPVKLAESIMHNPSVCMHGPEHHILDACALAAAYRNCGGKIDLESALRELVSRMSAVPGGVCGRYGCCGSAVACGAFVSTVTGTTPLSGSTWALANRMTSECLAAVGSIGGPRCCKRDSFLSLGAAARFITENMGVPMPSSVPVCMFSARNAQCLGEACPFNPGHGRRRTNPQGGFYLDTQILGGQ, from the coding sequence ATGCACGGGGAAGGCTGCATCATCTGTGGGAAGGAGCTCATTTATTCGACGGAGGAGAGGGACGCCGTCTGCTCGATATGCGGGAAGAAGACGAGAACGTCCATATGGTGCCCGGAAGGCCATTATGTGTGCGACGACTGCTGCCGCGCACCTTCCCGGGCGGCCGTCGTCAGGGCCTGCCTGGAATCGGAAGAGAAGGACCCGGTAAAGCTGGCGGAGTCGATCATGCACAATCCGTCGGTCTGCATGCACGGGCCGGAGCACCACATACTGGACGCCTGCGCCCTAGCGGCCGCCTACAGGAACTGCGGAGGGAAGATAGACCTGGAGAGCGCGCTCAGGGAGCTGGTATCCAGGATGTCGGCCGTCCCGGGAGGGGTCTGCGGGAGGTACGGCTGCTGCGGGTCCGCCGTCGCCTGCGGCGCGTTCGTCAGCACCGTCACCGGCACCACCCCTCTCAGCGGGAGCACCTGGGCGCTGGCCAACCGCATGACGTCGGAATGCCTCGCGGCGGTCGGAAGCATCGGAGGACCCAGATGCTGCAAGAGGGACTCCTTCCTCAGCCTCGGCGCGGCCGCCCGCTTCATCACGGAGAACATGGGGGTCCCCATGCCCTCGTCGGTCCCCGTATGCATGTTCAGCGCGAGGAACGCCCAGTGCCTGGGCGAGGCCTGCCCGTTCAATCCGGGGCACGGACGCAGGCGAACGAACCCGCAGGGTGGGTTTTATCTAGATACCCAGATATTAGGGGGGCAGTGA
- a CDS encoding cyclin family protein, translating into MGLSDKFKSALNKTVDKLDDTIERAGEDDKAHIDRYVKDLGLSNKTKDAAQDLLAKASAKDADGKELVYSGRNRAGACVYIAAKQNGEAKSLEDVARVAHTVQSELRKYCLDVKDKLKIDVEIEAESSAAKTEEKKERD; encoded by the coding sequence ATGGGACTGAGTGACAAGTTCAAAAGCGCTCTGAACAAGACCGTGGATAAGCTCGACGACACCATCGAACGCGCCGGCGAGGACGACAAGGCCCACATCGACAGGTACGTCAAGGACCTGGGGCTCTCGAACAAGACGAAGGACGCCGCCCAGGACCTCCTCGCCAAGGCCTCCGCGAAGGACGCCGACGGCAAGGAGCTCGTGTACAGCGGCAGGAACAGGGCCGGCGCCTGCGTCTACATCGCCGCCAAGCAGAACGGCGAAGCGAAATCCCTCGAGGACGTCGCCCGCGTAGCCCACACCGTCCAGTCCGAGCTCAGGAAGTACTGTCTCGACGTCAAGGACAAGCTGAAGATCGATGTCGAGATCGAGGCCGAGTCCTCCGCCGCGAAGACGGAAGAGAAGAAGGAGCGAGACTAA
- a CDS encoding HpaII family restriction endonuclease, whose product MKGAPVRIIEPSERTAFAYRIEGGMDARDLDEIEAMDSGYVTGENWPSIVSESVDVRHRMRYMRGRSLGFRYLGTVDPDYWRFLRGIDPDLPPIAAWMCSEFYLNGTERVSDILENLEQVNPLRYSKPRANGTYRRKVRDMMERSAGDAGLGQVAGDGLLDDLALERVPVGRFGSTEIEEIGGGAYSMRLVLSVRYIGRLKPPGTV is encoded by the coding sequence ATGAAGGGGGCGCCTGTGCGCATCATCGAACCGTCCGAGAGGACCGCTTTCGCGTACCGCATAGAGGGAGGCATGGACGCCCGCGACCTCGACGAGATCGAGGCCATGGACTCCGGGTACGTGACCGGCGAGAACTGGCCGTCGATCGTCTCGGAATCGGTGGACGTCAGGCACCGCATGAGGTACATGCGCGGCCGCTCGCTCGGCTTCCGCTACCTGGGGACCGTGGATCCGGATTACTGGAGGTTCCTGCGGGGCATCGACCCCGACCTGCCGCCCATCGCGGCCTGGATGTGCTCCGAGTTCTACCTCAACGGCACCGAGAGGGTATCGGACATCCTGGAGAACCTGGAGCAGGTCAACCCCCTGAGATACTCCAAGCCGCGTGCGAACGGGACTTACCGCAGGAAAGTCCGGGACATGATGGAACGTTCCGCCGGGGATGCGGGCCTCGGGCAGGTGGCGGGGGACGGCCTCCTTGACGACCTCGCCCTCGAGCGCGTGCCGGTGGGCAGGTTCGGATCCACGGAGATCGAGGAGATCGGCGGAGGGGCATACTCGATGAGGTTGGTCCTCTCGGTTCGCTACATCGGCCGTCTGAAGCCGCCGGGGACGGTCTGA